In Pseudofrankia saprophytica, one genomic interval encodes:
- a CDS encoding FAD-binding oxidoreductase, whose protein sequence is MTTVSRPARVVPDADALAELAAGLAGTVSTRPADLDTHGRDENHLDSIPPRAVVFAETRDDVVTTMRWSARHDVALIPFGTGTSAEGHVVPLGGEVSLDVSRMNRLVALCPEDFRAVVQPGLTRNGLNSRAREFGLTFPVDPGADASLGGMAATNASGTTTIRYGGMRANTLALEVVLASGEVLRLGRPVRKSSSGYDLRDLFIGSAGTLGVITELTVALHPVPEEIAVLRAFFPDVAAAVAGAFAAVGTGLPIARLELLDEITAGLLAQDVPGLVPDAPALFVELHSSTAAGLATELDIARRVLLDAGASTVGTATAQAEREAIWEARHRLYWSIRRAFPGRRYLITDTAVPLSAIVEHAQVISELRADLGLDVVTTGHVGDGNIHTVVAVAEGQDAPAALFSDQLVRHALRVGGTCTGEHGIGLSKRQYLTAEHGDAALWMARIKDLFDPANVLNPGKVVGPDLLSDALAAR, encoded by the coding sequence GTGACCACCGTCAGCCGGCCGGCCAGGGTGGTCCCGGACGCGGACGCCCTCGCCGAGCTGGCCGCCGGGCTCGCGGGCACGGTGTCGACCCGGCCCGCCGACCTCGACACCCACGGCCGCGACGAGAACCACCTGGACAGCATCCCGCCGCGAGCGGTGGTGTTCGCCGAGACCCGTGACGACGTCGTCACCACGATGCGATGGTCCGCCCGCCACGACGTGGCGCTCATCCCGTTCGGTACCGGCACCAGCGCCGAGGGCCATGTGGTGCCACTCGGCGGCGAGGTGAGCCTCGACGTCTCCCGGATGAACCGGCTTGTCGCGCTGTGCCCGGAGGACTTCCGCGCGGTCGTCCAGCCGGGCCTGACCAGGAACGGGCTCAACTCCCGGGCGAGGGAGTTCGGGTTGACGTTTCCCGTCGACCCGGGCGCGGACGCGAGCCTCGGCGGGATGGCGGCGACCAACGCCAGCGGCACGACCACGATCCGCTACGGCGGCATGCGGGCCAACACTCTGGCCCTGGAGGTCGTGCTGGCCAGCGGTGAGGTGCTGCGGCTGGGCCGGCCGGTCCGCAAGTCGAGCAGCGGCTACGACCTGCGCGACCTGTTCATCGGCTCGGCGGGCACCTTGGGCGTCATCACCGAACTCACCGTCGCGCTGCACCCCGTACCCGAGGAGATCGCGGTTCTGCGGGCGTTCTTCCCCGACGTCGCCGCCGCGGTGGCCGGCGCCTTCGCCGCGGTCGGGACCGGGCTGCCCATCGCCCGCCTCGAGCTGCTCGACGAGATCACCGCCGGCCTGCTCGCCCAGGACGTGCCCGGCCTGGTCCCGGACGCCCCTGCCCTGTTCGTCGAACTGCACAGCTCCACCGCGGCCGGCCTGGCCACCGAGCTGGACATCGCCCGCCGAGTCCTGCTCGACGCCGGCGCGAGCACGGTCGGCACGGCGACCGCGCAGGCGGAGCGGGAGGCCATCTGGGAAGCACGCCACCGCCTGTACTGGTCGATCCGCCGGGCCTTCCCCGGCCGGCGATACCTGATCACTGACACGGCTGTGCCGCTGTCGGCGATCGTCGAGCACGCGCAGGTGATCAGCGAGCTGCGCGCCGATCTCGGGCTGGACGTGGTCACCACCGGTCACGTCGGCGACGGCAACATCCACACCGTCGTCGCGGTCGCCGAGGGCCAGGACGCCCCCGCCGCGCTGTTCTCGGACCAGCTGGTCCGCCACGCGCTGCGCGTCGGCGGCACCTGCACCGGCGAGCACGGCATCGGCCTGAGCAAGCGCCAGTACCTGACCGCCGAGCACGGCGACGCGGCCCTGTGGATGGCCCGTATCAAGGACCTGTTCGACCCGGCCAACGTGCTCAATCCAGGGAAGGTCGTCGGGCCCGACCTGCTGTCGGACGCGCTGGCGGCCCGCTAG
- a CDS encoding MFS transporter, which produces MTSSIDVGKPSLAARLDRLPVGRIHLVAVICVGLGFFFDTYEVFLAGTLSVVLKERFGFGGDALKLLLASAFVGQFAGALVLGRLADRIGRRNSFLLNLLIYSVFSLVGGLAPNVEVLVGARFLAGMGLGAELTLGDSYLSDLLPPRVRGRLIAVAYTIGFLGVPAAGFLGRGLVARSPVGVDGWRWMFFLGALGAVLVWALRRVLPESPRWLESVGRHEEADRIVTAWETDAVRRGHALSEPVPVPAPTAPPETALRRPPFRVLFTGPFLRRTVMAWIMNVMSAIGYYGFGTIATLVLVAKGYTVLTSLSFLALTYVGYPLGSLLSLPVIERFERRAVVAVSASGMAVTGLLFGFAGSGTTVVLWGTLFTLISNVYSNGYHVFTAELYPTAVRATAVGAAYALSRLVTAALPFVLIPVLDHAGSGAVFTVVAAALVILALDVLALGPRTTGLPVDQAAALPQRRPAPAPTARELTPALELDQPGGPRHA; this is translated from the coding sequence ATGACATCTTCTATCGACGTCGGCAAACCATCCCTGGCGGCTCGGCTCGATCGCCTGCCGGTTGGCAGGATCCACCTCGTCGCGGTCATCTGCGTCGGGCTCGGGTTCTTCTTCGACACCTACGAGGTGTTTCTGGCCGGCACGTTGTCGGTCGTGCTGAAGGAGAGATTCGGATTCGGAGGGGATGCGCTCAAGCTTCTGCTGGCCAGTGCCTTCGTGGGCCAGTTTGCCGGCGCGCTGGTACTCGGCCGGCTGGCCGACCGCATCGGCCGCCGCAACTCGTTCTTGCTGAACCTGCTCATCTACTCGGTGTTCTCGCTGGTCGGCGGACTGGCGCCGAACGTCGAGGTCCTCGTCGGCGCACGGTTCCTGGCCGGGATGGGGCTGGGGGCTGAGCTCACGCTCGGCGACTCCTACCTGTCCGATCTGCTGCCACCGCGGGTGCGCGGCCGGCTCATTGCCGTCGCGTACACGATCGGCTTCCTTGGCGTCCCGGCCGCCGGGTTTCTCGGCCGCGGGCTCGTGGCGCGCAGTCCGGTCGGCGTCGACGGATGGCGCTGGATGTTCTTCCTCGGCGCTCTCGGCGCCGTGCTGGTGTGGGCGCTGCGGCGGGTGCTGCCCGAGTCGCCGCGCTGGCTGGAGTCGGTCGGGCGGCATGAGGAGGCCGACCGCATCGTCACCGCGTGGGAGACCGACGCCGTCCGGCGTGGGCACGCCCTTTCCGAACCGGTCCCCGTCCCGGCCCCGACGGCGCCTCCCGAGACAGCACTGCGGCGCCCGCCGTTCCGTGTGTTGTTCACCGGGCCGTTCCTGCGGCGCACCGTGATGGCTTGGATCATGAATGTGATGTCGGCGATCGGCTACTACGGATTCGGCACGATCGCGACCCTGGTGCTGGTCGCGAAGGGCTACACGGTGCTTACCTCGCTGAGCTTCCTCGCCCTCACCTATGTTGGCTATCCGCTCGGCTCACTGCTGTCGCTGCCAGTGATCGAACGCTTCGAGCGCCGTGCCGTCGTGGCGGTCTCGGCCAGTGGAATGGCCGTCACCGGGCTGCTGTTCGGGTTCGCCGGCTCCGGCACCACCGTGGTTTTGTGGGGAACGCTGTTTACATTGATCAGCAACGTCTACTCCAATGGTTACCACGTCTTTACGGCCGAGCTGTACCCGACCGCGGTGCGTGCCACGGCGGTCGGCGCGGCGTACGCGCTGAGCCGGCTCGTCACCGCCGCGCTGCCCTTCGTCCTCATCCCCGTCCTCGACCACGCCGGGTCGGGAGCCGTGTTCACCGTGGTCGCCGCCGCCCTGGTCATCCTGGCCCTCGACGTCCTCGCGCTCGGGCCACGCACCACGGGACTGCCGGTGGACCAGGCCGCCGCTCTGCCCCAACGGCGGCCAGCGCCAGCACCCACCGCGCGCGAACTGACACCGGCCCTGGAACTGGACCAGCCCGGTGGGCCGCGGCATGCCTGA
- a CDS encoding TetR/AcrR family transcriptional regulator — protein MLTFYIGMLHLVHISASFRRDWTMERVVHTPTASGSIRGEEPGSRRIRRDYLASRRDLLDAAERLLAKHGGRFSLVDLAAEAGVSTATAYRHFPDVDAALDAYYTQLVETLVSHMEAVPAAPDVLRRFVAVCELWVREAVSWGPAVVHVRSSRGFLQRLRADDPVIGRLFGALAPLLAALTEAGFIPPGPAEYGVLIWVTVFDERVVVDLHDSLSWPSARIAAELTGSVLRALGRPAGAAE, from the coding sequence ATGTTAACATTCTATATCGGCATGTTACACTTGGTGCATATTTCTGCCTCGTTTCGGCGGGACTGGACGATGGAAAGGGTGGTTCACACGCCTACGGCGAGCGGTTCGATCCGCGGCGAGGAACCGGGCAGCCGCCGGATCAGGCGGGATTACCTGGCGAGCCGGCGGGATCTTCTGGATGCGGCCGAGCGATTGCTCGCGAAACACGGCGGGCGGTTCAGCCTCGTGGATCTCGCGGCCGAGGCCGGTGTGTCGACCGCCACTGCCTATCGACATTTCCCGGACGTGGACGCGGCCCTTGACGCCTATTACACGCAGCTCGTGGAGACCCTGGTCAGCCACATGGAGGCGGTGCCGGCCGCGCCGGATGTGCTGCGCCGTTTCGTCGCCGTGTGCGAGCTGTGGGTCCGCGAGGCCGTGAGCTGGGGGCCGGCCGTGGTGCACGTCCGGTCCTCCCGCGGTTTCCTGCAGCGGCTGCGCGCGGACGACCCGGTGATCGGCCGGCTGTTCGGGGCGCTCGCGCCGCTGCTGGCCGCGCTGACCGAGGCCGGTTTCATTCCTCCCGGGCCCGCCGAGTACGGGGTGCTCATCTGGGTGACCGTGTTCGACGAGCGGGTGGTCGTCGATCTGCACGACAGCCTGAGCTGGCCGTCCGCGCGCATCGCGGCCGAGCTGACCGGCAGCGTGCTGCGCGCCCTCGGCCGGCCCGCCGGGGCGGCCGAGTAG
- a CDS encoding prephenate dehydratase has product MTTTLDPAPAASVAYLGPAGTFTHRTVLADPALAALRHVPCADPDELMARLSDGSVTYGVLAWENSVAGLVGPTADLLAGLGTGKAVDPSERSQVRLHRDVVIPVRFQLVGRHGASPEALRTVSSHPHALDQCRAWLAEHAPRSSLVPTPSTTAALELALGDPTGRTAAVTPKAGLAAPRLSVLADDIGETATAETRFVVLGRDEPARTGRERTVIACFQRRDRPGSLMTVLEPFARAGIDLLRIESRPTRDGLGRFYFLIEWHGHPDDPPPRAVLRELAEHGVRVRVLGTFDEPAPSRPTPSRPTPSRPRKAG; this is encoded by the coding sequence GTGACCACCACACTCGATCCCGCCCCAGCCGCGTCCGTCGCCTACCTCGGACCGGCGGGTACCTTCACCCACCGCACCGTGCTGGCCGATCCGGCCCTGGCCGCGCTGCGGCACGTCCCCTGCGCCGACCCCGACGAACTCATGGCCCGGCTCAGCGACGGCTCGGTCACCTACGGCGTGCTGGCCTGGGAGAACTCGGTCGCCGGCCTGGTCGGGCCGACGGCCGACCTGCTCGCCGGCCTGGGCACCGGAAAGGCCGTGGACCCGTCCGAACGAAGCCAGGTCCGCCTGCACCGCGACGTCGTCATCCCGGTCCGGTTCCAGCTCGTCGGCCGGCACGGTGCCAGCCCCGAGGCACTGCGCACGGTCTCCTCACATCCGCACGCGCTCGACCAATGCCGTGCCTGGCTGGCCGAGCACGCCCCGCGGTCCAGCCTGGTCCCGACCCCGTCCACGACGGCCGCGCTCGAGCTCGCCCTGGGCGACCCGACCGGCCGAACCGCCGCGGTCACGCCAAAGGCGGGCCTCGCCGCCCCGCGGCTCAGCGTTCTGGCCGACGACATTGGGGAGACCGCCACAGCGGAGACCCGGTTCGTCGTCCTCGGCCGCGACGAGCCGGCCCGCACCGGACGCGAGCGGACGGTCATCGCCTGCTTCCAGCGGCGCGACCGGCCCGGATCGCTGATGACCGTCCTCGAACCGTTCGCCCGCGCCGGCATCGACCTGCTCCGGATCGAATCCCGGCCGACCCGCGACGGGCTGGGCCGCTTCTACTTCCTCATCGAGTGGCACGGCCATCCCGACGACCCGCCGCCACGGGCCGTGCTGCGCGAGCTGGCCGAGCACGGCGTCCGGGTCCGCGTCCTCGGCACCTTCGACGAGCCCGCCCCGAGCCGCCCCACGCCCAGCCGGCCCACGCCCAGCCGGCCCAGGAAGGCCGGGTGA
- a CDS encoding RidA family protein gives MVIGARTGSVDRPRSTRTTVPLPPGLAGLAPISAAVRVDDLVVLSGCVALDPATGRPRGSTTVSQARDIFGQIAEVLDRAGGRLADVVRCVCYLTEAAAAPELDVAFREAFPVDPPARTTVVCGLVRPGLLVEIEATAVLG, from the coding sequence ATGGTGATCGGCGCGAGGACCGGATCCGTCGACCGGCCACGCTCGACCAGGACGACCGTGCCGCTGCCGCCCGGGCTCGCCGGCCTGGCCCCGATCAGCGCCGCGGTGCGGGTCGATGACCTGGTCGTGCTCTCGGGCTGCGTCGCCCTGGACCCGGCGACCGGCCGGCCGCGCGGCAGCACGACGGTGAGCCAGGCGCGCGACATCTTCGGCCAGATCGCCGAGGTCCTGGACCGGGCGGGTGGCCGCCTCGCCGACGTGGTGCGCTGCGTGTGCTACCTGACCGAGGCCGCCGCCGCGCCGGAGCTCGACGTCGCGTTCCGGGAGGCCTTCCCGGTCGACCCGCCGGCCCGGACGACCGTGGTCTGCGGGCTGGTGCGGCCCGGCCTGCTGGTGGAGATCGAGGCGACGGCCGTGCTCGGCTGA
- a CDS encoding YciI family protein → MIVLVLCRDRTGTQELRRAIRPAHLEYMMAARSRLVFGGPLTAEDGLAIGAVFALRVATTSEASRFLAGEPYHRAGVFESVVVHPMRQMVPEDPPGLLDAELDRARAAAADATMSS, encoded by the coding sequence ATGATCGTGCTAGTTCTGTGCCGCGACCGGACCGGCACCCAGGAACTCCGCCGCGCGATCAGGCCCGCGCACCTCGAGTACATGATGGCCGCCCGGTCGAGGCTGGTCTTCGGTGGCCCGCTGACCGCCGAGGACGGGCTCGCCATCGGTGCGGTGTTCGCCCTGCGAGTGGCCACTACGTCCGAAGCCTCGCGGTTCCTCGCGGGCGAGCCCTACCACCGGGCCGGGGTGTTCGAGTCCGTCGTCGTCCATCCCATGCGACAGATGGTTCCCGAGGACCCACCCGGGCTGCTCGACGCCGAGCTGGACCGGGCTCGGGCGGCGGCAGCCGACGCCACCATGTCGTCCTAG
- a CDS encoding ABC transporter ATP-binding protein, producing MLRLDGVRLVHGAGTPTEVVALDHVDLEIPAGQFVTVVGSNGAGKSSLVNVVAGVYRPTRGRVLLGGRDVTRLAVHARAGAVARVFDDPLAGTAPDLSLADNLALAAARGRRRRLSPAVTPGRRSGMREDLAVLGLGLERRLADPVTLLSAGQRQSVTMLMAGLRKPKLLLLDEHLAALDPRTRTRVLDLTLQMHERLGCASMMITHSMRHAIEVGDRLLVMSRGRVIYDVAGPAKTALTPSDLVDIVSGLGDAPSDRQLLAG from the coding sequence ATGCTGAGGCTGGACGGAGTGCGCCTGGTCCACGGCGCGGGCACCCCGACGGAGGTCGTCGCGCTCGACCACGTCGACCTGGAGATCCCGGCTGGTCAGTTCGTCACCGTCGTCGGCAGCAACGGCGCCGGCAAGAGCAGCCTGGTCAACGTGGTGGCCGGGGTCTACCGGCCGACCCGGGGGCGGGTGCTGCTCGGCGGCCGGGACGTGACGCGGCTGGCGGTCCACGCCCGCGCCGGCGCGGTGGCCCGCGTCTTCGACGACCCACTCGCGGGCACCGCGCCCGATCTCTCCCTGGCCGACAACCTCGCTCTCGCCGCCGCCCGCGGCCGTCGGCGGCGGCTGTCGCCCGCGGTCACCCCGGGCCGGCGCTCGGGCATGCGCGAGGACCTCGCCGTGCTCGGCCTGGGCCTGGAGCGCCGCCTCGCCGACCCGGTGACGCTGCTGTCCGCAGGGCAGCGGCAGAGCGTGACGATGCTGATGGCCGGCCTACGGAAACCCAAGCTCCTGCTGCTCGATGAGCACCTGGCGGCGCTGGACCCCAGGACCCGTACGCGGGTCCTCGACCTCACCCTCCAGATGCACGAACGACTGGGCTGCGCCTCGATGATGATCACGCACAGCATGCGCCACGCGATCGAGGTCGGCGACCGGCTGTTGGTGATGTCGCGCGGCCGGGTCATCTACGACGTGGCCGGGCCCGCTAAGACGGCGCTGACGCCGTCCGACCTGGTCGACATCGTGTCCGGGCTCGGGGACGCCCCGTCGGACCGGCAGCTGCTCGCGGGGTGA
- a CDS encoding MFS transporter, with translation MSLRTPSTAAATAVGGNAGANQSVAGRWSRRDWSVLLVTCVGLFVTQLDLTVVNVAVGAIGRRLHASTGAVTWVVDGYFVTFAAFMIGFGDVGDLFGRRRVFLAGLAGFAAASTGCAAAPGVGWLILFRTLQGVAGAAVLVSSLAILTDAFDGTDRTRAIGVWSAVAGIALVVGPLVGGLVVDGLGWRWIFWINVPISFVSIAAGRRVLRESRRGGHDRHLDRGGQILAVLMLGALAWGLSEAAAEPGSVIGWLALGASVLLAAGFVAVERRCATPLVPLSVFRSRTFRGANLASLLVNFATLGLLYLLSLDFEHVDGRSATATGVRIAPLFAAYAAVSMLAGRIADRFGQRVPGTLGGLAAGTGVALVAADRASGVAATAGLVLAGVGIGLALPAVVSTAVAAVPGARAGLGSGLNNTARQIGGTLGIALLGGVVAGAGSERAGIGRALIAVAAAYTVAAALAASTLRRPAPVRGGPAHVPSPGGSDGHHGRQQP, from the coding sequence GTGAGCCTGCGGACGCCCAGCACAGCGGCGGCGACCGCCGTGGGCGGGAACGCTGGCGCCAACCAGTCCGTGGCTGGACGCTGGAGCCGCCGGGACTGGTCGGTGCTGCTCGTCACCTGCGTCGGGCTGTTCGTCACCCAGCTGGATCTGACCGTCGTCAACGTGGCGGTCGGCGCGATCGGTCGCCGGCTGCACGCGTCCACCGGCGCGGTCACCTGGGTGGTCGACGGGTATTTCGTGACGTTCGCCGCGTTCATGATCGGTTTTGGCGACGTCGGCGACCTGTTCGGGCGCAGGCGGGTCTTCCTGGCCGGGCTGGCCGGCTTCGCGGCCGCGTCGACTGGTTGCGCGGCCGCGCCCGGAGTCGGCTGGCTGATCCTGTTCCGCACCTTGCAGGGCGTCGCCGGCGCTGCCGTCCTCGTGTCTTCGCTCGCCATCCTCACTGACGCCTTCGACGGGACCGACCGCACCCGCGCGATCGGCGTGTGGTCGGCCGTGGCCGGCATCGCCCTGGTCGTCGGTCCACTCGTCGGTGGTCTGGTCGTGGACGGACTGGGGTGGCGGTGGATCTTCTGGATCAACGTGCCGATCTCGTTCGTGAGCATCGCGGCCGGGCGCAGGGTGCTGCGCGAGTCGCGTCGCGGCGGCCACGACCGCCACCTCGACCGCGGCGGCCAGATCCTCGCCGTGCTCATGCTGGGCGCCCTGGCCTGGGGGCTGTCCGAGGCAGCCGCGGAGCCCGGGTCGGTCATCGGATGGCTGGCGCTCGGCGCCTCGGTCCTGCTCGCGGCGGGATTCGTCGCGGTGGAGCGCCGGTGCGCGACGCCACTCGTGCCACTGTCGGTGTTCCGTTCGCGAACCTTCCGGGGCGCCAACCTCGCCTCGCTGCTGGTCAACTTCGCGACTCTCGGCCTGCTTTACCTGCTCAGCCTCGATTTCGAGCATGTGGACGGCCGGTCAGCCACCGCTACGGGCGTCCGCATCGCTCCGCTGTTCGCGGCCTATGCCGCCGTCAGCATGCTCGCCGGGCGGATCGCCGACCGGTTCGGCCAACGCGTCCCGGGGACGCTTGGCGGCTTGGCCGCCGGTACGGGTGTCGCGCTCGTCGCAGCCGACCGGGCGTCGGGAGTCGCTGCCACCGCCGGTCTGGTGCTCGCGGGCGTGGGCATCGGGCTGGCGCTGCCGGCGGTGGTGTCGACCGCGGTCGCGGCCGTCCCGGGAGCGCGGGCCGGCCTAGGGTCCGGGCTGAACAACACCGCCCGCCAGATCGGCGGAACCCTCGGCATCGCGCTGCTCGGCGGAGTAGTCGCGGGCGCGGGAAGTGAGCGGGCGGGTATCGGCCGAGCGCTCATCGCGGTGGCGGCCGCCTATACCGTCGCGGCCGCCCTCGCGGCTTCGACCCTGCGGCGCCCGGCCCCCGTTCGGGGCGGCCCCGCGCACGTCCCGAGCCCCGGTGGTAGCGACGGTCATCACGGAAGGCAGCAGCCATGA
- a CDS encoding chorismate mutase: MTAGELDARPHPAPSRSWPTGLDLLGPETPDISTIDSVTEGREIIDELDDLIRDVIVLRRRVAWRIQKLRMTAGGGRIEMTREYEVTRRFLDALGPAGSEVAVALLLLCRGPAPSVDVRPSTEHD, encoded by the coding sequence GTGACCGCCGGCGAACTCGACGCGCGACCGCACCCGGCACCTAGCCGGTCTTGGCCGACCGGCCTCGACCTGCTCGGCCCCGAGACCCCGGACATCTCCACGATCGACTCGGTGACTGAGGGTCGCGAGATCATCGACGAGCTCGACGACCTGATCCGCGACGTGATCGTGCTGCGGCGTCGGGTGGCCTGGCGGATACAGAAGCTGCGGATGACCGCCGGCGGAGGGCGGATCGAGATGACCCGCGAGTACGAGGTCACCCGCAGATTCCTGGACGCGCTCGGCCCAGCCGGCAGCGAGGTCGCGGTGGCGTTGCTTCTGCTGTGCCGGGGACCGGCCCCGTCGGTCGACGTCCGTCCGTCCACCGAACATGACTAG
- a CDS encoding alpha-hydroxy acid oxidase, with protein sequence MTATDASTQAAVPPARPARPRDATAPTGTDPSPFVSFTSADRFATVGEIYEEARRALPPQVWDFLDGGSGGEQTLRANLSSFEQWAVLPRLMTGAGEPDLARTFLGIELSMPVLTSPFGADRLMHRDGQLAVARANAKAGVASIVPEAGSYSWEEVATAAPGAARMAQLHPMGNPANFAAMLRRAAAAGFSALCLTLDCPTAGWRERNMRNRFDVAVDVVSGNYPHAGPADLADTLGQLFVRREPIWTWDELAGRMADSPLPWMAKGILTGSDAEAAVRAGAAAVLVSNHGGRQLDTVPAALDQLPEVVAAVSGRVPIALDSGIRRGSDVVKALALGADVVVIGRAAAMALAAGGEEGVGRLHELLREEISTTIKLLGASGVDELTDTMIRPSAASRW encoded by the coding sequence GTGACAGCCACTGACGCCTCGACCCAGGCCGCGGTCCCGCCGGCGCGGCCCGCCCGGCCGCGGGACGCGACGGCCCCGACCGGGACCGACCCGAGCCCGTTCGTCTCCTTCACCTCAGCCGACCGGTTCGCCACGGTCGGGGAGATCTACGAGGAGGCCCGTCGCGCGCTGCCCCCGCAGGTGTGGGACTTCCTCGACGGTGGTTCGGGCGGCGAGCAGACGCTGCGGGCCAACCTGTCGTCGTTCGAGCAGTGGGCGGTGCTGCCACGGCTGATGACCGGGGCCGGCGAGCCGGACCTGGCCCGCACCTTCCTCGGCATCGAGCTGTCGATGCCGGTGCTCACCAGCCCGTTCGGCGCCGACCGGCTGATGCACCGGGACGGCCAGCTCGCCGTCGCCCGGGCGAACGCCAAGGCCGGCGTGGCCTCGATCGTGCCGGAGGCCGGGTCGTACTCCTGGGAGGAGGTGGCGACGGCGGCGCCGGGCGCCGCGCGGATGGCCCAGCTGCACCCGATGGGCAACCCGGCGAACTTCGCCGCGATGCTGCGCCGGGCCGCCGCCGCGGGTTTCAGCGCGCTCTGCCTGACGCTGGACTGCCCGACGGCCGGCTGGCGCGAGCGCAACATGCGCAACCGGTTCGACGTGGCCGTCGACGTGGTCAGCGGCAACTACCCGCACGCCGGTCCGGCCGACCTGGCCGACACCCTCGGCCAACTGTTCGTCCGCCGGGAGCCGATCTGGACCTGGGACGAGCTCGCCGGGCGGATGGCGGACTCGCCGCTGCCCTGGATGGCCAAGGGCATCCTCACCGGTTCCGATGCCGAGGCGGCCGTGCGGGCCGGAGCCGCCGCGGTGCTGGTCAGCAACCACGGCGGCCGGCAGCTCGACACGGTGCCCGCGGCCCTCGACCAGCTTCCGGAGGTCGTCGCGGCGGTCAGCGGTCGGGTGCCCATCGCGCTGGACTCGGGGATCCGCCGCGGGAGCGACGTCGTCAAGGCACTGGCGCTCGGCGCCGACGTCGTCGTCATCGGCCGCGCCGCGGCGATGGCGCTCGCGGCCGGCGGCGAGGAAGGCGTCGGCCGGCTGCACGAACTGCTACGCGAGGAGATCTCGACGACCATCAAGCTTCTCGGAGCAAGCGGCGTCGACGAGCTGACCGACACGATGATCAGACCGTCGGCGGCGTCGCGATGGTGA
- a CDS encoding SAM-dependent methyltransferase, which produces MCASLSPQPAPSAAPAAPPPATIGPVADIFSSYVAASAISAAVELGLFDTLADGGTCRADDLRRGGEPVSPWVARALLNALAWAGIVELDTSDPALLVRPGPRFADAYELRGYFYWLVRGNGEVFTYAADLAPDRDEVTYHRDMRAVALSSRLMGNGEVEPLFDRVLGGLELTRVADLGCGSGGRLVRIMKRNPGVTGVGIDLAPASVELAGQVIAAEGLADRLSVRQGDVHRLTPADDLSDVDVVTCVFMGHDFWPRESCVRVLTNLRIAFPNLRTMLLCDVVRSEDTPGPDTPIFRLGFEAAHALMHTYLPTEAEWGEAFAEAGWTPRAAHHTVAPPGGVLFELVPVAPAGAASVDVVQAVTETVSAAR; this is translated from the coding sequence ATGTGCGCCTCCCTTTCGCCACAGCCCGCTCCCTCGGCGGCCCCCGCCGCGCCGCCGCCCGCGACCATCGGCCCGGTGGCCGACATCTTCTCCTCCTACGTGGCCGCCAGCGCGATCTCAGCCGCCGTCGAGCTCGGCCTGTTCGACACGCTCGCCGACGGCGGCACCTGTCGGGCAGACGACCTGCGCCGTGGCGGCGAGCCGGTGTCGCCCTGGGTCGCGCGCGCCCTGCTCAACGCGCTGGCCTGGGCCGGCATCGTCGAGCTGGACACCTCGGACCCGGCCCTGCTGGTCCGGCCCGGTCCGCGCTTCGCCGACGCGTACGAACTGCGTGGCTACTTCTACTGGCTGGTGCGCGGCAACGGCGAGGTGTTCACCTACGCGGCCGACCTGGCGCCCGACCGGGACGAGGTCACCTATCACCGCGACATGCGCGCGGTGGCCCTCAGCTCCCGGCTCATGGGCAACGGCGAGGTCGAGCCGCTGTTCGACCGCGTCCTGGGCGGCCTCGAGCTCACCCGGGTCGCCGACCTGGGCTGCGGCTCGGGTGGGCGCCTGGTCCGGATCATGAAGCGGAATCCCGGGGTGACCGGGGTGGGCATCGACCTCGCCCCCGCCTCGGTCGAGCTGGCGGGGCAGGTCATCGCGGCCGAGGGCCTGGCCGACCGGCTCAGCGTGCGCCAGGGCGACGTCCACCGGCTCACCCCCGCCGACGACCTGTCCGACGTCGACGTCGTCACCTGCGTGTTCATGGGCCACGACTTCTGGCCGCGCGAGTCGTGCGTGCGGGTGCTGACCAACCTGCGGATCGCCTTCCCGAACCTTCGGACGATGCTGCTCTGCGACGTTGTCCGGTCCGAGGACACGCCCGGGCCGGACACGCCCATCTTCCGGCTCGGCTTCGAGGCCGCCCACGCGCTCATGCACACCTACCTGCCGACCGAGGCCGAGTGGGGCGAGGCATTCGCCGAGGCCGGCTGGACGCCCCGCGCGGCCCACCACACCGTCGCCCCACCCGGCGGCGTCCTGTTCGAGCTCGTCCCGGTCGCGCCGGCCGGCGCCGCCTCCGTGGACGTCGTGCAGGCCGTCACCGAGACCGTGTCGGCCGCGCGGTGA